GCAACGCCCGCTCACGACGACCCTTGCGTAGCAGGCCGGTGCGGCGGGCCCGGAAGACGCGACGACCGGGTCGTCACCTGATCACTCAACCCGGTGCGGTTACCGCCGCCGTGGGTGTAGTGTCCATAGTGAGGTTTTCTTTCGTAGCCAGCTCTGATCTCGGGGTTCGCGACCGCATCGCAACCAAGGGTCTGTCACTGGCTTCGTTTGTCGATCCCCACACGTGTGTGCCGGGTCAGGCCGAAGTGAAGGGGTCGTCAATGGATCATCGCGAGTTGCGTGCGGGTCGACTGGTGGCGGTGACGATATCGCTGGGCCACGGCCGCACAACGCGGGTGGTTTCCGTCGGGACAATGTCAGCGCCATGAACGGAGCAGTAGGCGGTCGGCGCCTGGCCAGCCCGGTGCGGGTCGCCTTGGCGGTGGAGCTGGGTGCGCCGCTTGACGGGGCGTGGTGGCCGCACACGGCCTCGATAGCGCGCGAGCTTCCCGAGCTGGTTGATGCCCTGCGCACGCGGTTGGGCAAGATCACCGCCATCACCGTCAACTGGTCCTCCCTGGAAAGCTCGCCGGATCTCGATGCGCTGAACCGCCCCGGGGTAGGTGACAGGGGCGAGCGCGGCCGGTTTGTCGCACGCCAGCGACTGATGACGATCACCGGTAGCCGGGCCTCGGCGAATCTGTTGGTGGTACCGTGCCGCACGTCCGCGGCTCTGGCCAAGATGGTGTTACGCAGATGTGCGGGACTGCCCGCCATGGGTCAGGAGCGGGACACTCAGGAATTCCAGACCTGCGGCGACATCCTGCGTGCCGCTCGGGCCGAAAGTGCACAACGCGATCGACCTGTCCGGGACGAGGCGGCCGCGCACGCCGCTCCGGCCGATATGCAGTCGTGACGGCTTGATGGGTACCTCGCCAACCGCGCAAGGCCGCGCAGCGGCAACACTTTTCGACGTGCGGTCCGACCGTGACCAGCCGGCGACTTCGTTGACCTCCGGGCGTTTGGGCAACCCACCGCCGCGCCCCCCATCATGCTCGGTGCGGGACTGCGCTTTAGACGCGTCGCGCCGACGCTCGTAAGAAAGGATGTACGACATGGCCATACAGAACTGGTGGGACGCACCGGAAATTCATCCGTCGGAGATCCGGGTCGGTGACGTCATCGGCACCGTGCGCCCGACCCACGTTCCCTTCAAGGTCAAGCTGATCAGTGAGCCGAATAGAAGCCCGAGGCAATGGACGTTTTTCGGCCGCGACGACGCCGGTTTGGACTACGTGAGCACCTTCGGCGACGGTGAATTGGTCCGCAGGTACACCAAGGCTTCCTGACCGCGGCCCCGGCGACGGTCCGGCAGAGCGCCACCGAAGCGATTGCGCCGGCGCCGATCTTCGCGCGGGCCAGCATCGACTGGGCCGGGTCAGACCGCTAAAATTCTGACTTCATGGCCGTTAGGCGCGCCGTGTTGCTCATTGCCGATATCGGCGGATACACGCACTACATGACGTGGAACCGCATGCACCTGGTCCACGCGCAGCAGACGGTGGCCGAGCTGCTCGAAGCGGTGATCGACGCCGGCAAAGGTCTCAAGCTGGCCAAGCTGGAGGGCGATGCCGCGTTCTTCTGGGCTCCCGGTGGCAATCCCAAAGTCGTTGTGTGCGAACGGATAACGACCATGCGACAAGCCTTTCTGACGCGGCGGGAAAGGCTGAAGAAAGACATCGCCTGCGACTGCCAGAGCTGTTCGCAACTGGGGAATTTATCGCTCAAGTTCGTCACTCACGAAGGCGAAGTCGCCGAGCAGAAGGTCAAGCGGCGGGTCGAACTCGCTGGCTTCGACGTCATTCTCGTGCACCGGATGCTGAAGAACCTGGTGCCGGTGTCGGAGTACGTGCTGATGACCGACGTGGTGGCCGCTTGCCTCGATGAGTCGATGCGGAAGCTCTCGATTGCGTTGACCCACGATTTCGAGGGCATCGGTCGAACGGCGACCTTCTATATCGATCTCGCCACGTCCGGGGCGCGGCCCGTGGTGGTAGAACGTGGCTTCTTCGGCCGGCTTTCGGCGAAGCTGGGGTTCGGGGCGAAGGCATTGCCCTTCATGCTGGGGGCAAAAGAGCCCTGCGCGCAGTTCCACAATCTTGATGGCGGGGCGCAAGAGCTGCCCGCGTGAGCCGCGCGGCCGGCAGTCGTAGCGCTTCCGAACCCGGTTACCATCGGCCGGTGTCGGTGGCGCTGCTTCGCGAGATGTTCGACCGTGTGGTCGTGGCCAAGAACGCCGATCTCTTCGAGCACTACTACGACCCCGACTTTGTGATGTACTCCGACGGGCTGAGCCAGAGTTTTGCCGAATTCCGCGACAGCCACCGCAATGTCTATGCCACCGACATCAGCTACGCGGTCGAGTATGACGAGCAGGCGTGGGTGGCGGCCGCCGACAAGGTGGCGGGACGGTTGTGGATTACCACGTCTCGCCCCGGCGAGCAGCCCACCCGAATAGAGGTTGTGCTCATCGCCGCGTACCGCAACGGTCGAATCCATCGGATCTGGGAGACGACATGGCCGAGTTGGCGCAACGTGGCCGCGCTGGAAGGCTACTGACCGGCCACGCCGGCAACCTCACCCCAGGTCACCCCAGCCGGCGCATCAATTCGGCCGCAGCGTGTCGGCCGCTGAGCAAGGCGCCGTGCACGGTGGCGGGATTGTCCTCGCCGACGGCCTCGCCGGCGAGGTAAAGCCGGTCACCGATCGGTTCCTGCAGCCGGCGGCGATCGTCGAGACCGGAACCCGGCGCGTGGAACGAGTACGAGCCAAGGGCATAGGGATCGACGGTCCAGCTCGACGATGTGACGTCGACGAGGGCGACGTCATTGCCGAACAACTGCCGGGCGATGGGCAGCGCGGAGGCCATCAACTCACCGGGTGCCGAGGACTCCACGTACCGGCCGCGGTGACCGGCGTTGAAAGCCAACACGATCGGCCCGGCGGCGGCCGGCAACGTCAGCCATTGCGCCCACATGCCGCCGTCTGCGCCCAGAAATTGGTAGAACGCGTTTTCCAGGTCCCAGGTCCGCTGCGCGAAGCGGAAGTAGCTCTTGGACAGCACGCCAAATCCCAGCGCCCGCAAGGAGTGTGCGTGTCCGTCCGGAAGCGGCGGATCGAACGCTATCGCCCCGGCTTGCAGCACGCCGAGCGGAACGGTGAGGATCGCAGCGGGTCCTTCGAAGGACCGGTCACCGGCTCGCACGATCACCGAATTACCTTGCCGCACCACCGCTGTGGCCACGGTATTGAGGACGACGGGAAGGCCGTCGGCCAGCGAGCGTGGCACGGCATCGTATCCGCTGGTGATGACCATCTGCGGTCCGCCGGTGTACGTGCCCCGGTCGAACGTCGTGGCGGAGAGCTGGTCTGCATCCGCGGCGTACTCGTCTTCGATCTCGGTGTTGACGTAGTAGGCCAATTGGGCGCGTTCGCTATCGGACAACTCGTCGCGCTCCGCCTGGGCGTTGAGGGCGGCACCCAGACTCCCGCCGTCGACCTCGTCGCGAGCCTGCCCCACCAGCGCGCGCCAAGTCGCCTGGCGGTACTCGACCGGCCCTAGACGAGGATCGATCACCAGCTTGGCTGCCTGGTTGTAGTCGGTCGGCGCGAGTTGAGCCTGTACTTTGCGCGCCAACTCCACCAACGGGTTATTCGTCGTGCCGTGAATCCACGAGGCGCCCATTTCCAGTGGCGGACCCCAATCGCGAGTGGTATTCACCCGGCCGCCAACCCGATTGCGGGCTTCGATCACCCGCACCGGCCAACCCGCGTCGGCAAGACTGCGCGCCGCGGCCAGCCCCGCCATTCCGGCGCCGATGACCAGGACCGCCTTGTTGTCCGGAGGCGCTGTCCCGGCGCACCCGGCCGTCGCACCGGTACCGACGGCACAGGTCAAACCCGCCGTTGCCGCCAAGAACTCCCGGCGGGACATCTGGGACACGGTGTCAGCGTCTCATACCCGCCCAAGACCGAAATGTCGACTGCTCAGCGTCGTTATCAGATCGTTTTCCCGTAAATGTGACCGGTCCCACATTACCGTCAGGTAAACTCGGCGCCATCCGGAGGGCGGCGACGAAGCCGCGTTCGAAGGGGGAGCGGCGATGAAGTCCACCCGCGGCAGTGTGCCGAACCAATTGCCCGATGCGCTGCCGCCCAGTCGCACCTTGACTGTTCGCGCGGCCGACGGGACTTCGCTGCACACCCAGGTGTTCGGGCCGCCGGACGGCTATCCGATCGTGTTGACCCATGGCTTCGTCTGCTCCATCCGAGTGTGGGCATATCAGATCGCGGACCTGGCCACCGACTATCGGGTGATCGCTTTCGACCACCGCGGGCACGGGCACAGCGGCATCCCGCGACGCGACAGTTACACCCTCAAACACCTTGCCTCCGACCTGGATTCGGTGCTGGATGCGACGCTGGCCCCACACGAGCGGGCATTGATCGCCGGACATTCGATGGGCGGAATCACCATCTCGGCCTGGTCGGAACGATACCGCCACAAGGTACACCGGCGCGCCGACGCGGTCGCCTTGATCAACACGACCACCGGCGATCTGCTCAGCAAGGTGAAGTTGCTGTCGGTGCCACGGGAATTGTCGGCGGCACGAGTGCTGGCCGGCCGTGGCTTGATCAACGCGTTCGGGGGATTTCGGATCCCTGGCGCGGTCCGGATACCGACCCAGTTGATGGTCGCAATGATGGCCGTCGGGGCCGATGCCCACCCGAGCACTGCGCGGCTGGTCTACGAGCTGTTCGCGCAGACCTCACCGGCAGGGCGCGGCGGCTGTGCGCGGATGCTCGTCCAGGAACTGGGGCCTCGGCATATCAACCTCGACGGTTTGACGGTGCCGACCCTGGTGATCGGCAGCAAGCGCGATCGGCTGACACCGATCAGCCAGTCCCGCAAAATCGCCAGTGCCGCACCCAATGTCTTCGATCTGGTCGAGTTGCCGGGCGGCCACTGCTCGATGCTGGAACAGCACCACGAGGTGAACCGTCATTTGCGTACCCTGGCCGAATCGGTTGCGCGGAATTCCACGGTCCGGCGGATCAGCTCATAGCAGTGCGGAGACTTCGGTGGCCGCACGCCGACCGGACCTGACAGCGCCCTCCAAATAGCCGGTCCATTCATCCGCGGTTTCCGTGCCCGCCCAGTGAATCGGCCCAACCGGTTCGCGCAGCAACCGCCCGTATTTGGTCCACGAACCGGGCGGCACTGCTGCGGTGGGACCGCCCGGGGCGAATTGCTCGCTGCCCCAACGGTAATCGGCGTAGTCGAGAGGCTTGAGCGCTTCGTCGCCGAATAGCGACGCGAAACACCGCAGCGTGTCGCGGCGGCGCTGCTCGGAGGGCAGTGAGTCGAATGCGCGGGCATCGACGAAACCCATGAGGATGCCCGGCCCGTCGTCATGTGGGCTGACATCGAAGGTGATGAACACCGGGCCGTTGTCGGACAAGGCCTGACCGGAGAATCCATTGGCGCGCCAGAACGGCGTCGAATACGCGGCGTAGGCCTTGCTCAACCGGCCCTGCGGCCAATGCCGGGCGAGTTCCAGGTATTCCGGCGGCAGCGGGGGATTGAATTCGATGGCCGCGCGGTGTGCGGGCGGGATCGCCACGATGACGAACCCGGCTTCGGCCTGTCCCTGATCCGACGTGACCGTCACCCCGGCGCCGTGCCGGTCGATGCGACGCACCGGCGCGTCGAGCACCACCCGGTTTCCCAGCTCAGCCGCCGCCAGGTCGGCGATCTGCTGGGTGCCGCCCGCGAATCGATCCTGCTGGGCGCCGTTTTCGACGTCGAGCAGGCGGTCCAGGCCGCCGGCCGCGCGCACATAGCGGGTGGCGTGCAGCATGGACACGTCTTCGGGTTCGCAACCCCAGGTCACCCGGGCCATGATGGCCATCAGCTCGTGCGACGACCCCGTGGCGCGCACCGCGCGCAACCACTGACCCAGTGACACGCCGTCGAGTTCGCGCGCTCGCGGCGCATCCCAGGGCGCCGATATCGGCACGCCGCGGGCCAGCCGCTCGAATTGCCAGCGCAACCGCGCGATGTCGAGCAGTCCGGCCAGCGAAAGCCTCGGGATCGTGCCGCTGTAAGGGCGCACCGCGCCCCGCCAGTGGATCACGTTCTTGCCGTCGTGGTAGGTCGGGATGGTCGGAACGCGCAGCTCGTCGGCCAGGGCCAGGACCTGGTTTTGAGTGGGTCCGACGAATGTGCCGCCCATATCGGCCGGTAATCCCGCGACGTTGCCGGTGAGGGAGCGGCCGCCGACGCGGTCGCGGCCTTCGAAGACCAGCACGTCATGACCCTGACCGGTCAGGTCGCGGGCTGCCGCCAGTCCGGCGAAGCCGGCGCCCACTATGACCACGTCGACAATCCAGCGTGGGTTTGTCACGTCCCCTAGTCAACCGCATTTCGGCGGATCCGTCGGAAAATTGTTTTCGCCGACCTGCCCGCGATCATCGAAGCCGGAGCCCGCCCGACAGCCGCCGCCGGTAGGACATCGGCACCGTCCTTGGGGCTGACCGTAGCGTGATCCATTGACGTCGAGGGCGGTGGCCGGCGCCCCGGTTACGGCGCGCTTACGGTGCAACCGTCAGCCAGTCGGCGAACCCCGACGGGTCATGACGTCCCAGCGCGCCGTGCTCGTACAGACCCCAGCCCTCCACCGGTTCGGCGTCGCCGTCGCGGCACATCGCACGGCCGACGTGGTCGATGACGCCGAAGCCGGACCGTGCGATGATCGCCGGATCGGTCATGTCGTAGGTCAGCCGCTCGACGAATTTCTCGCCCTTCCACATGCCGTGCAACCAGTCCGAATCACCGCCGTAGCCGCCGCCGACGTGGATGGGCACCGGCAGCTTGGACTCCACGTCGAAATGCACCGGGGTGCCGTCGGGTGCCGTCGCACCGATGGTCGCCCCGGTGGGGATCCGTGTGCCGGAGCGGTAGTGGATTGTCACCCGCGGCCAGCCCAGCTGCTCGACGCGGCCGTCACGCCACACCCGGGTGCAATCGTTGAGCGAGCGGAATCCGTTCGGCTCCTCCTGAATGATCAGCACGACCGCGAAATCGTCGAACGCCATCGGCAGATACAGCCACCACATGCCCTCGAACGGCGGATCGGCGGGCCGGCCGGCCGGCTCGGGCTCACCGATCGGCCGGATGCCCCAGGACCGGTCGCGGCTGCCGATCCAGGTGGCGGGGTCCACCGCGATCTCTTCGCCGTCGATCGCTATCCGGCCGCTCCAGCTGCCCAGCTGGGCGAACCGTTGTGCATTCAGCGTCACCCGGTTGCCGGACCGTAGGATGTGCGGCTGTTCCCGGACGACGTCGAACAGCCCTTCCCAGGTGAGATCGGCTGCGATGCCTTCGGTTTCGTCGAGGACTAGGCGCAGCTTGCGCAGCGGCTCGATGACCTCGATGCGGTAGCCGTTAACGTGCTGGCGCAACCGGTTCTGGTCGATGGCGTCGGAAAGGTGTACCGCCGTTTGCGTGTCGCCGCGCCTGATCAGCAGGAATGCGTCCTTTACTCCCAGGTTGGGGTAGTAGCCGATACCGCTGATCACAAAGATGTTTCCGGTGCGGTCGTGGGCGTTGAAGTAGGAGCGGTCATAGAAGTTGCGGTCGGAGGAACCCGGCCAGGCGATCGGCTGCGGAAGCTGGTGTACCGGATATTCGTCGAGTGGCCCGATCATCAGTCGTCCTCTCCGATAAGGCGCTTCATCAAAACGGCGTGGTAGAACAGCGATTCGACGTTGTCAGGTCTGTCGATCTCGCCGAAGTGAATGCGGCGCGCGCCGGTACGCATGAACACGCAGGCCCACATGACACCGGAATACACGTAAAACCAATGCAGATCCCCAAGTTCCGCGCCGGTAAGACGCTCATAGGTGGCCCGGACGTCGTCTTCGCGCATCACCTCGGGCAGCCCGGGCAGCGTCGCCAGCGCGGCCAGCTCTTGAAAGACCAGGTGCGCGTAGATCATCCACGCGACGTCGAGTTCGCGCGGACCCAGCGTGACCATTTCCCAGTCCAGCACCGCCACCGGCCGGAAGTCGCGGTACATGACGTTGCCCACCCGGGCGTCGCCCCATAGCAGCACCGGCTGGCGCGCAGCCGCTTCGTGCGGCCAGTTGTCGTTGAGCCAGTCCAACGTTCGCTCCAGCAGTGGTGAGCGGCCGATGTCAAGTAACGCGAAGTCGTACCAGGCACGAACCCCGTTGAAATGCCGGCGCAGCGCGGTATCGCCGGGGAAATCGTTGGCCAGGAAGCCAAAGGTGTTCTGCGCGTCGGGGATCGAATGCAGTGTGGCCAGCACCGCCACCGTAGCGTCCTGTAGTTCGCGCTGACGCTCGGCCGGGGCGTCGGCGAACCAGTTGTTGCCGAAGGTGTAGGGCATCACGTCGGGCGGCACCACTCCGTCGACGTAATCCATCAGGAAGAACGGAGTGCCGAGCACGTCCCCGGTGGGCTCGATCCAGCGCACGTTGGGGACGGGGACATCGGTCAGTTCGCCAACTCGCCGTATCACCTCGAATTGGTGGTCGAGTCGATAGGTGGGGAACACCGGCACATCCGTGGCGGCGGGCGCCACCCGGACTACCAGTTTCTGCTCGATGGGCTGGTCGTCCTGATGCCAGCGCGCGGTGACGATGATTGTTTCCGACGACATGCCGGTGGAGTCGACGCCGCTTTCCACGCTCACCTCGGGTGTTGCGCCGCTGGGCAACACGGTCGACAGCCATCGCGACATCACCTCCGGCAGGGTGGTGACGTCACGACTCGAGCGCTGCAGGCGGTCGATGTCGCCGATCGCCGGTTCGTTGGCCACAGGTCTTCCTTCTCGCAATAATTACGATACGGTAGGTAGCGTTATGAAAGCAGACCCGTCCTCCGTTGACAAGGCCCCGGGCGCCGGGCGGCCCCGCGACCCGAGGATCGATTCGGCGATCTTGGCGGCGACCGCGGAACTGCTTGTGCAGATCGGCTATTCGAACCTGAGCCTGGCCGCGGTCGCCGAACGTGCCGGGACCACGAAATCGGCGTTGTACCGGCGCTGGTCGAGTAAGGCCGAGCTGGTTCACGAGGCCGCGTTCCCGGCAGCGCCCACGGCGCTGGAGGCTCCGGCGGGCGATATCGCCGCCGACATCGCGATGATGCTCGCCGCGACCCGAGACGTGTTCACCACCCCGGTGGTACGGGCCGCGTTGCCCGGCCTGGTGGCCGATATGACCGCCGATGCAGTGCTCAACGCCCGGGTGATGTCACGCTTCACCGACCTGTTCGGCGCCGTGCGGGCACGGTTGCGGGAGGCTGTCGGGCGTGGTGAGGCGCATCCCGACGTCGACCCGGACCGGTTGATCGAATTGATCGGGGGAGCCACGATGCTGCGGATGCTGCTGCGCCCGGACGAAAAGCTCGACGACACGTGGGTGGAGCAGACCGCCGCGATCCTGGTGCACGGGGTGACCCGGTGACGCGGCGGCTGGCCGGCCGCGGCGCCGTGGTCACCGGCGCCAGCCGCGGATTGGGCCGCGCTATCGCGTTGGCGCTGGCGGCGGAGGGCGCGGCGGTGGCCGTTGCCGGGCGCACCGAGCAGGTGTGGGACGACCGGCTGCCCGGGACGATCGGTGAAACCGTGGCCGATATCGAGGCGGCCGGCGGACGCGCGATCGCGGTGCGGGCCGACCTGACCGAGCGCGACGACGTCGCCCGGCTGGTGACCGAAGCGCGAGATACGTTGGGGCCGATCACGATCCTGGTCAATAATGCGGCGTTCACCGCGCCCGGCCGCCCGCCGGTACCGGGTGCGCCACCGCGGGCCAAGCCGGCCAGGCCGACCGACGGCAAACCCCGCTGGCCCGGTTTCCTCAGTATCCCGTTGGCCGCCTATCGCCGGCACTTCGAGATTTCGGTGTTCGCTGCCTACGAGTTGATGCAATCCGCCTGTCCCGACATGATCGCGGCGGGCGGCGGCTGGGTCGTCAACATCACCTCGGTGGCCTCCCGGTTACCCGGCGACGGGCCCTATCCGGACCGCAGCGGCGGGGTGCTGCCCGGATACGGCGGCGCCAAGGCGGCACTCGAGCATCTGACCCAATGCGCGGCCTTCGATCTCGCCGGCCATAACATCGCGGTCAACGCGCTGGCGCCGTCGAAGCCGGTCTTCACTCCGGGGTTGGCCTACTATGCCCGGGAATTCGCCGACACCGCCTCGGCGGATGAATTCGCCAGGGCGGCAGTGGAATTGGCACTCGTTGATGCGTCCGTGGTCACCGGCCGCACGATCGGCCACCACGAGGTTCTCGACGGCAGCTTTCGGCCGTTCCGGCGGGAGTAAGACTTCGGCCGCTGCTGGCGACAGGGGCATTTGCCGTGCCAGTATGAAGAAATCCCACGCCGCAGCGGCGGCAGGCAGGTGTGTCAGATGCCCGCTATCGACAAGCCGACAGGACGCGTTGTCGCGCTGATCCTGCTATTGATCCTGGTCGCTGCTGCCCTGCGTGGCTATCTGCCGGCTGCCGACGGCGGCTCGCACTCGGAGCCGGGTAGCGGCCGGGCGGCGCTGACGTTTGTGATCGTCGCCCTGAGCGCGAGTGTCGCGCTGATGGCGTTCGCGATGATCGCGCGATTGCGCGATCCACGCGCGGAGGCGCCCAGTGCGGGGAACCTGTCCGAGATGCTGGGCGGCGGCAAGGGACGCCCGAGTTGGCGGGTGCTGCTCGTCGGGCTGGGCGTGATCGCCGCCTGGCTGCTGGTCGCGACGCTGCTCGCGCGGCTGGTGGTGCCGCAGGAAGTGGCTTCCTCCCTGCCCTCGGCGGATCAGAGCGCGCCACCGCCGGCGCCCCGCCCCCCGTCGCCGCCGAGGCAGCACCCGCCGGACAATCCCGGACACACCCTGGAAATCCTGCTCGCGTACACGGTTCCGCTGTTGATCATGATCGTCGTGGCGGCAGCCATCATGGCGCGGCGGCGGTGGCGCGCCGCGCTCCCGGCGAGCGTCGCCGCCGACGACGTCGAATTCCCGGGGCCGGCCGAGGGGTCGGAATTGCTGGCTCGGGCGGCCGAATTGGGGTTGGCCGAGATGACCGATCTCGATCGTGAGCCGCGGGAGGCGATCATCGCCTGCTACGCGGCCATGGAGCGGGAGCTCGCCAACGTTCCCGGTGCCGTTCCCCAGGACTTCGACACCCCCACCGAGGTGCTGGCCCGCGCCGTCGCACACGGTGTCCTGCGTGCTGACAACGCCGGACAGCTGGTCAACCTGTTCGCCGAGGCGCGGTTCAGTCCGCACGTGATGAACGAGGGGCACCGGGAACTCGCGGTCCGGGTGCTTCGGCTGGTGCTCGACGAGCTGGCGCCCCGCACCCAGGGAGCTGCTGTGTGAAAAAGCTTGTCGTCCTGGGTGTTTGCCTCATCGCCGGAATCGAGCTGCTGGGGCTGATCGTGCAGGATCGCCGGTTCGTGCTCGCGGCTTCCGGGGTGGCGGTGGGCCTGGTGTTGCTCAATGTCCGCCGTGTCCTCGGCCGCGGATCATCGCCGGCCGCCGAGCCCGCGCACGACGATCTCGGCGACGGATTGCGCCGCTGGCTGTCGAGCACCGAGACCACGATCCGGTGGTCGGAATCCACCCGCGCGGACTGGGACCGGCACCTGCGTCCGATGCTTGCGCGCCGATATGAAATCGCGACCGGTCAACGGCTGGCCAAAGACCCGGCGGCGTTTCATGCCACCGGCCAGATGATGTTCGGCGCCGAGTTGTGGGAATGGGTCAACCCGAACAACGTCGTGGGCTCCGGTGCGCATCAGCCCGGTCCCGGCCGCGCGGCGCTCGAGGCGATCCTGGAAAAATTCGAGCTGGTATGACGCTGGTAGGACGAATGTGACTCGATCATGACCCGATCATGAATATGCCGGTCGCGACGACGACGGCCCGGTGCGAGGCGGTGCTCGACGAAATCGAACGCGTGGTGGTGGGCAAGCGCGCCGCGCTCACGCTGATCCTCACCGCCGTCCTGGCGCGCGGCCACGTGCTCATCGAGGACCTGCCCGGGCTGGGCAAGACGCTGATCGCACGCTCCTTCGCCGCCGCGCTGGGGCTGGAATTCAAGCGGGTGCAGTTCACGCCCGACCTGCTGCCCGCCGACCTGCTCGGCTCGACGATCTACGACATGCAGTCCGGCCGCTTCGAGTTTCGCCCCGGTCCGATTTTCACCAACCTGCTGATGGCCGACGAGATCAACCGCACACCGCCGAAAACCCAGGCGGCATTGCTCGAGGCAATGGCCGAGGGCCAGGTCAGCATCGACGGCAAGACGCACAAGCTGCCCACGCCGTTCATCGTGCTGGCCACCGACAACCCGATCGAGTACGAGGGCACCTACCCGCTGCCCGAGGCGCAGCTGGATCGGTTCGCGATCCGCCTCGAGCTGCGCTACCTCTCCGAGCGGGACGAGACCGCGATGCTGCGCCGTCGTCTCGACCGCGGGTCGGCCGAACCGACGGTGAACCAGGTCGTCGACCTGCACGACCTGCTGGCGATGCGGGAATCGGTCGAGCAGGTGACCGTCCACGAGGACGTCTTGCACTACGTGGTGTCACTGGCCACCGCGACGCGGCATCATCCCCAGGTCGCCGTCGGCGCCAGTCCGCGAGCCGAACTCGACCTGGTCCAACTCGCGCGTGCCCGCGCCCTGCTGCTCGGACGCGACTATGTGATTCCCGAAGACGTCAAGGCGCTGGCCACCGCCTCGATCGCACACCGGATCACCTTGCGTCCGGAGATGTGGGTGCGAAAGGTACAGGGCGCCGACGTCGTCGGAGAACTGTTGCGGCGCTTGCCTGTTCCGCGAACCAGTGGGACGAATGATCCAAACTCGTGAAGTCGAATTGCGCTGGCGCGCCTCACCGTTGACGCTGGCGATCGCTACCGGTGCGGCAGCGGCGCTGGCGGCTGCCGTCATCGGCGGTCGGTGGCAGCTGATCGCGTTCGCGGCGCCGCTGCTCGGCGTGCTGTGCTCTATCTA
The nucleotide sequence above comes from Mycobacterium pseudokansasii. Encoded proteins:
- a CDS encoding DUF4129 domain-containing protein gives rise to the protein MPAIDKPTGRVVALILLLILVAAALRGYLPAADGGSHSEPGSGRAALTFVIVALSASVALMAFAMIARLRDPRAEAPSAGNLSEMLGGGKGRPSWRVLLVGLGVIAAWLLVATLLARLVVPQEVASSLPSADQSAPPPAPRPPSPPRQHPPDNPGHTLEILLAYTVPLLIMIVVAAAIMARRRWRAALPASVAADDVEFPGPAEGSELLARAAELGLAEMTDLDREPREAIIACYAAMERELANVPGAVPQDFDTPTEVLARAVAHGVLRADNAGQLVNLFAEARFSPHVMNEGHRELAVRVLRLVLDELAPRTQGAAV
- a CDS encoding AAA family ATPase, which produces MNMPVATTTARCEAVLDEIERVVVGKRAALTLILTAVLARGHVLIEDLPGLGKTLIARSFAAALGLEFKRVQFTPDLLPADLLGSTIYDMQSGRFEFRPGPIFTNLLMADEINRTPPKTQAALLEAMAEGQVSIDGKTHKLPTPFIVLATDNPIEYEGTYPLPEAQLDRFAIRLELRYLSERDETAMLRRRLDRGSAEPTVNQVVDLHDLLAMRESVEQVTVHEDVLHYVVSLATATRHHPQVAVGASPRAELDLVQLARARALLLGRDYVIPEDVKALATASIAHRITLRPEMWVRKVQGADVVGELLRRLPVPRTSGTNDPNS